The Candidatus Methylacidithermus pantelleriae genome contains a region encoding:
- a CDS encoding MFS transporter, whose protein sequence is MSLPLTLRALRHRDFQLYFAGQAISFIGTWMQSVAQGWLVFQLTHSSFWLGLVGFCASFPFFLFSLWAGTIADRVPKRALLVWIQVWSAAIALGLGLSISCKLVTPWLVAILSFAGGIARALETPTRQAFLIELVGREDLPNAVALNSSLFNGARLLGPALGGWLVATWGTASCFYANAGSFVVAWACLVAMQAEGLPSECTQEGRTGLPEALGFLFREGREALEPLGVLAVVSLFGWFYSTLLPYFAGAILAGGAKELGLLVSFNGLGALLGALVTARHGSFELARRFSRLGITLFCLALPIFAESRLLPLSAGALSVAGFGLVLFHSSCNICVQKIAPDELRGRLLGVYVFLYQGLFPFGNLLGGWFAHTFGAPKALWIGSLFCASAAFGMSLFSQLVSLGNKAR, encoded by the coding sequence ATGAGCTTGCCTCTGACCCTTCGTGCTCTCCGTCATAGGGATTTCCAGTTGTATTTTGCCGGTCAAGCCATTTCCTTCATTGGCACCTGGATGCAGTCGGTTGCCCAGGGTTGGCTGGTGTTCCAGCTGACCCATTCCAGCTTTTGGCTCGGCCTGGTTGGCTTTTGCGCAAGCTTTCCTTTCTTTCTTTTTTCCCTCTGGGCCGGCACGATTGCCGACCGAGTTCCCAAACGGGCGTTGCTTGTGTGGATCCAAGTATGGAGTGCAGCCATCGCATTGGGATTGGGACTTTCGATTTCCTGTAAGCTTGTCACCCCTTGGCTTGTGGCGATCCTTTCCTTTGCCGGAGGGATCGCGCGTGCTTTGGAAACTCCAACGCGGCAGGCTTTTCTCATTGAACTCGTCGGCCGAGAGGATCTTCCCAATGCTGTGGCACTCAATTCGTCCCTATTTAATGGAGCCCGGTTGCTAGGGCCGGCTCTCGGCGGCTGGCTTGTGGCAACCTGGGGAACGGCCAGCTGTTTCTATGCCAACGCCGGCTCCTTTGTCGTAGCCTGGGCGTGTCTGGTTGCGATGCAGGCGGAGGGCCTTCCGTCGGAGTGCACCCAAGAAGGCAGGACTGGGCTACCGGAAGCTTTGGGGTTCCTTTTCCGAGAGGGAAGAGAAGCTCTTGAGCCTTTGGGGGTACTGGCGGTCGTCTCGCTCTTTGGATGGTTTTACTCAACCCTTCTCCCGTACTTTGCCGGGGCCATTCTAGCGGGTGGGGCAAAAGAACTGGGCCTTTTGGTTTCTTTCAACGGTTTGGGAGCCCTTTTGGGGGCTCTCGTAACGGCCCGGCACGGCTCCTTTGAGCTGGCTCGACGATTTTCTCGATTGGGAATCACGCTTTTTTGCCTGGCGCTCCCCATCTTCGCAGAATCGCGCTTGCTTCCCTTAAGCGCCGGCGCTCTTTCGGTGGCAGGTTTCGGGTTAGTGCTTTTCCATTCCTCTTGCAACATCTGCGTCCAGAAGATTGCTCCTGACGAGCTGCGCGGGAGGCTCCTGGGCGTGTATGTCTTTCTTTATCAAGGTCTTTTCCCTTTCGGGAACCTGCTCGGGGGATGGTTTGCCCATACGTTCGGGGCTCCGAAAGCGCTGTGGATCGGCTCCCTTTTCTGCGCCAGCGCAGCGTTTGGGATGAGTCTCTTCTCACAACTGGTTTCCTTGGGGAACAAAGCCCGGTGA
- a CDS encoding phage holin family protein: protein MAPFLLRWFILTVAVFVAAHIRFLGITYDHWSSLLAAALILGITNALLKPILVVVSLPLVLLTFGLFLLVINAFLLYLVGALVAGFHVPGFLSALGGAIVISLVRVILESWIAVA, encoded by the coding sequence ATGGCCCCATTCCTCCTCCGGTGGTTTATCCTGACGGTGGCCGTTTTTGTGGCCGCTCACATCCGCTTCCTAGGGATTACCTACGACCACTGGAGTTCCCTTCTGGCGGCTGCCCTTATCCTGGGCATTACCAATGCTCTACTCAAACCGATCCTTGTCGTTGTAAGCTTGCCCCTCGTTCTCCTTACATTTGGACTTTTCCTTCTTGTTATTAACGCCTTTTTGCTCTACTTGGTCGGAGCCCTAGTGGCCGGTTTCCATGTCCCCGGTTTCCTTTCAGCACTCGGAGGGGCCATCGTCATAAGCCTTGTGCGTGTGATCTTAGAATCTTGGATTGCCGTAGCGTAG
- a CDS encoding methyltransferase domain-containing protein gives MGKFLRDPSYWDERYRAGDHPWDRGSHAPPLEEVLELYPWKGRVLVPGCGTGHDVRFLAAAGLEAVGIDFSTEAIARARSFTKTPKAIFYELDLFSLPPSWNDTFDYVWEHTCLCALQPEDRQHYVHAVHRVLKPGGSLVGVFFLVGSSQPPPYGFSPPELDQLFGALFWLEKEWLPGRSYPGREGEELVRWYRKEVR, from the coding sequence ATGGGAAAGTTCTTACGAGATCCATCCTACTGGGATGAACGCTATCGAGCGGGGGATCATCCATGGGATCGCGGCTCCCACGCTCCACCGCTGGAAGAAGTGCTGGAGCTTTACCCATGGAAGGGTCGAGTGCTGGTGCCAGGATGTGGGACCGGGCATGATGTCCGCTTTCTAGCGGCTGCTGGGTTGGAGGCGGTCGGGATCGATTTTTCGACCGAAGCCATTGCGCGCGCTCGGTCTTTTACGAAAACCCCCAAGGCAATCTTTTATGAGTTGGATCTTTTTTCTCTCCCTCCTTCCTGGAATGATACTTTTGACTATGTTTGGGAGCACACGTGTCTTTGTGCGCTCCAGCCCGAGGATCGCCAGCACTACGTGCATGCGGTCCACCGGGTCCTTAAGCCGGGCGGCTCTTTGGTTGGCGTTTTCTTTTTGGTGGGTTCGTCCCAGCCTCCCCCATACGGGTTTTCGCCCCCGGAGCTAGACCAGCTTTTTGGTGCCTTGTTTTGGCTCGAAAAGGAGTGGCTTCCGGGCCGGTCGTATCCAGGACGCGAGGGAGAAGAGCTGGTCCGGTGGTATCGAAAGGAAGTGCGCTAA
- a CDS encoding ArnT family glycosyltransferase, with protein sequence MEAHRPSWISQTLAAGARLAGKVRKPIASMGKLCHRPALGSWEAPPLRGLILGIFFLGVGSVRLWMASRLELVPDEAYYWLWSHRLDWSYYSKGPGVAWTIFLGRLLGGDTELGIRWPAVLLSLGTGWQLYRMAQELLGQSEALWSLTLAAGIPLFAVGSVLMTIDPLSVFFWAWGARSFWKAIHGPGWGFWLASGLAVGLGFLAKYVNLLELLCWVFYLVITPSKRSLLRDGRWIWIGLPVILALAPVCYWNGTHQWAGIGHLLSRGSLDRPWQWSGKEWMSFLMEQALALSPVVWLGMLCAVADGLRKLPVCPKTSYLVWLFLPVFLFYAFLSFNQAAKGNWTATADIAGILLLGSFCHRLWRMGRWGLRAFVGILFLTAFLETGLLHTTLPLGVAPAHDPRMRVRGWRDLAQKVDQVQQATRSQVCIASNAGLASELAFYLPGHPPVYVAPSSRPRDQFFFWPSYDPARIRRALYITEDCEAVLPRLLCKDFFRANALGQVWRRFRGAKLTAYCLWLLEIPPSKVLPLSQKSP encoded by the coding sequence GTGGAGGCTCACCGGCCCAGTTGGATTTCGCAAACCCTGGCAGCCGGGGCGCGTCTTGCGGGAAAAGTGCGGAAGCCAATCGCCAGTATGGGCAAGCTATGCCATAGGCCGGCTTTGGGAAGCTGGGAAGCTCCCCCCCTTCGCGGGCTCATTCTTGGGATTTTCTTTTTGGGGGTCGGAAGCGTGCGGTTATGGATGGCATCGCGGTTGGAACTTGTTCCGGATGAGGCCTATTACTGGTTATGGTCCCACAGGCTAGACTGGAGTTACTATAGCAAGGGACCCGGGGTGGCTTGGACGATCTTTCTTGGGCGCCTCCTTGGAGGGGACACCGAACTAGGGATTCGCTGGCCAGCTGTCCTTCTTTCTCTGGGCACAGGATGGCAGCTCTACCGGATGGCGCAGGAACTTTTGGGACAATCCGAAGCTCTGTGGTCGCTTACGCTGGCTGCGGGGATCCCTCTCTTTGCGGTTGGATCGGTGCTGATGACCATTGATCCCTTGTCCGTTTTCTTTTGGGCATGGGGAGCCCGATCCTTTTGGAAGGCAATCCATGGGCCGGGGTGGGGCTTTTGGCTAGCGTCGGGACTGGCCGTGGGTCTTGGGTTTTTGGCAAAATATGTCAATCTCTTGGAGCTTCTCTGTTGGGTTTTCTACCTCGTGATCACGCCCTCCAAGCGGTCGCTTTTGCGGGACGGCCGTTGGATCTGGATTGGGCTCCCGGTGATTCTTGCACTGGCACCTGTTTGTTACTGGAATGGCACGCACCAGTGGGCTGGCATAGGTCATCTCCTTTCCCGCGGCTCCTTGGATCGGCCTTGGCAGTGGAGTGGAAAGGAATGGATGTCGTTTCTAATGGAACAAGCCCTTGCTTTATCTCCAGTGGTTTGGCTGGGGATGCTCTGTGCGGTGGCAGATGGGTTGCGGAAACTGCCTGTCTGTCCCAAGACCTCGTATCTCGTTTGGTTATTTCTCCCGGTCTTTCTTTTTTATGCTTTTTTGAGTTTCAACCAGGCGGCCAAGGGCAATTGGACGGCCACCGCGGACATAGCGGGCATCTTGCTTTTGGGTTCTTTTTGTCATCGGTTATGGCGGATGGGAAGGTGGGGTCTGCGCGCTTTCGTCGGAATCCTTTTTCTTACGGCTTTCCTGGAAACGGGTCTTCTCCATACCACGCTTCCTTTGGGGGTAGCTCCTGCGCATGACCCTCGCATGCGGGTTCGGGGTTGGAGAGACCTTGCGCAAAAGGTGGATCAGGTCCAGCAAGCGACCCGGTCTCAAGTTTGCATTGCCAGTAACGCAGGGTTGGCAAGTGAGCTGGCTTTCTACCTCCCCGGTCATCCCCCGGTTTATGTGGCACCCAGTTCCCGGCCTCGGGACCAGTTTTTCTTTTGGCCGAGTTACGATCCGGCACGTATCCGGCGTGCTCTCTATATCACGGAGGACTGCGAGGCGGTTCTCCCTCGTCTCCTTTGCAAGGATTTTTTTCGGGCAAACGCCTTGGGCCAGGTTTGGCGAAGGTTTCGTGGAGCCAAGCTTACCGCGTACTGCCTGTGGCTTTTGGAGATTCCGCCATCCAAGGTCCTCCCTCTATCCCAGAAGAGTCCATAG
- a CDS encoding MBL fold metallo-hydrolase: MKFINLTRANEIGANSYLLDFGTDGCLLLDAGMHPRLEGEEATPNLKLLAGYPLQAVLLSHAHHDHIGALPLVLRLQPEAKVFATEATAHIAEALLHNSVEVMLKQRAARNITSYPLYTHREVDQCLQRFEICQPGKEWSLDGLPHPRQESLTFRYHPAGHVLGAVGIEIHHRGRSIFYTGDVSFQDQTLMPQASFPTRAMDVLIVETTRGSQTMPNGATRESELERLAVSIEATFARGGSVLIPVFALGKTQELLAALYFLRKEQRIRRCPIVISGLGKSLSSIYDRLARRSFRLHPGLRLLADIEPQIMDPRKPVEFPPKNRPKIYLISSGMLTENTPSYLVARRLLAREEHSIYFVGYTDPDSPAGRLLATPRGSSVVLHEEAGEEPVLCEVNRFDLTAHAQREDLLHFILCCRPRICVLVHGDPPSLEWFAHQLGTLCPGMKVVIPPPGEPVEL, encoded by the coding sequence GTGAAGTTCATCAATCTAACGCGCGCTAACGAGATCGGGGCCAATTCATACCTCTTGGATTTTGGCACGGACGGCTGCCTCCTTTTGGATGCGGGGATGCACCCGCGGCTGGAAGGCGAAGAGGCAACCCCCAACTTGAAACTCCTAGCTGGTTACCCCCTTCAAGCCGTTCTCCTAAGCCATGCCCATCATGACCATATCGGGGCACTACCCTTGGTCCTTCGCCTCCAACCGGAAGCAAAAGTTTTTGCCACAGAGGCCACGGCCCATATTGCCGAGGCTCTTTTGCATAACTCCGTAGAAGTCATGCTCAAACAGCGAGCCGCACGCAATATCACATCCTATCCCCTCTATACCCATCGGGAGGTCGACCAATGCCTTCAACGATTTGAGATTTGCCAGCCAGGCAAGGAATGGTCCTTGGACGGGCTTCCTCATCCGCGACAGGAATCTCTCACCTTTCGTTACCACCCGGCCGGACATGTTCTGGGGGCCGTGGGGATTGAAATTCACCATCGGGGCCGATCGATTTTCTACACCGGGGACGTGAGCTTTCAAGACCAGACGCTCATGCCGCAGGCATCGTTCCCAACCCGAGCAATGGACGTTCTCATTGTCGAGACGACGCGGGGCTCCCAAACCATGCCCAACGGGGCCACTCGAGAGTCGGAGCTGGAACGGTTGGCCGTTTCCATCGAAGCCACCTTTGCCCGGGGAGGGAGTGTACTCATCCCCGTCTTTGCCCTGGGAAAGACGCAGGAACTTTTGGCCGCCCTTTACTTTCTTCGAAAGGAGCAACGGATCCGCCGTTGCCCGATTGTCATCAGCGGGCTGGGGAAAAGTTTATCGTCGATCTACGATCGCTTAGCGCGCCGTTCCTTTCGACTCCATCCCGGGCTTCGTCTTTTGGCGGACATTGAGCCGCAGATCATGGACCCTAGAAAACCCGTGGAATTCCCGCCGAAAAACCGGCCTAAAATCTACCTCATTTCTTCTGGGATGCTGACCGAGAATACCCCCTCGTATCTGGTGGCGCGAAGACTTCTGGCTCGGGAAGAACATAGCATTTACTTTGTAGGGTATACAGACCCAGATTCCCCCGCGGGTCGTCTCCTGGCCACCCCCCGAGGCTCCTCCGTCGTTCTTCATGAGGAGGCAGGGGAAGAACCCGTTCTGTGCGAGGTGAACCGTTTCGATCTAACCGCGCATGCCCAACGGGAAGATCTTTTGCATTTTATCCTGTGCTGCCGTCCCAGGATCTGCGTGCTGGTCCACGGTGATCCACCTTCCCTAGAATGGTTTGCCCACCAATTGGGAACCCTTTGTCCCGGGATGAAAGTGGTTATTCCTCCGCCAGGAGAACCCGTCGAGCTGTAA
- the polA gene encoding DNA polymerase I, which translates to MSDCEQRRLFLLDGMALAYRAHFVFLSRPVRTSSGLNTSAVFGFTNTLLQLLKKEKPTHLCAAFDTEGPTLRHEQYQAYKATRQEMPEDLSQALPYIFLLLEAFRIPVLRYPGFEADDLMGTLAKRAEREGFYVFLVSPDKDLAQLVSDRIFWYRPARMGDSAEIWGVSEVCKRWGIQRPDQLVDILALVGDSSDNIPGVPGIGEKTASALISRFGSLENLLAHLAAIEGKLGQRLREGQEQARVSKRLVTIHCDVPLAVDWKELEVREPDWERVKEIFTRLEFHSLAKRLFGEESPPARTRPSFPQLEFELPAERPLYLAAQGEERAPECHLLEKEADWSLFFQSLDKPSALALHWEVDSPDPKKARLLALGFSVRRGEAWYVALAQEGSAGAWWEKLAPLLADPTVEKIGHNMKFFLSVLRWQGKDLSGPFFDTLLAHYVLEPEARHDWESLVAATLGVRITGAESPEKQGLQERARQAGEKLQLLWALRQQLEREIRARKQERVFYEIECPLVPVLVAMEITGVTIDVNALEDYGALLQAELARITEEIWELAGIPFNLNSPKQLGEVLFERLGLEGSGKKTPTGQYATGEAELVKLASRYPIVAKILEYRSLVKLKNTYVDTLPTWIFPQTGRIHCTWNQAVTATGRLQCENPNLQNIPVRTEKGKEIRKAFVPRGPGYVLASADYSQIELRIMAALSGDPGLREAFLSGTDIHRATASRIFGVGVEEVTPAMRRTAKMVNFGIMYGISPFGLAQRLGIAKTEAAEIINQYFNQYPGVRTYIERTLEFCREHGYVETVTGRRRYLPDIGSANQTVRHAAERNAINAPIQGTAADLIKLAMIRVHQGLERQGARTRLILQVHDELLLDVWSEERENLLPWVVKEMREALDLGIPIEVHVGVGRNWLEAGESQQSL; encoded by the coding sequence TTGAGCGACTGCGAGCAACGCAGGCTTTTCCTTTTAGACGGTATGGCTCTTGCCTACCGGGCGCACTTTGTTTTTTTAAGCCGCCCGGTTCGGACCTCCTCTGGGTTAAACACCTCAGCTGTGTTTGGGTTTACCAACACGCTCCTCCAACTCCTCAAGAAGGAGAAACCTACTCACCTCTGCGCCGCTTTTGATACGGAGGGTCCTACTCTGCGCCACGAGCAATACCAGGCCTACAAGGCGACGCGCCAAGAAATGCCCGAGGATCTTTCCCAGGCACTTCCTTACATCTTCTTGCTGTTAGAAGCTTTTCGGATCCCAGTTCTACGGTATCCGGGGTTTGAGGCGGATGATCTAATGGGAACCTTGGCAAAACGAGCCGAGAGGGAGGGTTTTTACGTCTTTCTTGTGAGTCCCGATAAGGATCTCGCGCAACTGGTTTCCGACCGGATCTTTTGGTACCGGCCTGCTCGGATGGGGGACTCGGCAGAAATCTGGGGAGTGTCAGAGGTCTGCAAGCGATGGGGGATTCAAAGACCGGACCAGCTGGTTGATATCCTCGCTCTGGTTGGGGACAGTTCCGACAATATCCCCGGGGTGCCGGGTATTGGCGAAAAAACGGCTTCTGCTCTCATTTCCCGGTTCGGTAGCCTGGAGAATCTTTTGGCACATCTTGCGGCAATCGAAGGGAAACTCGGGCAGAGGCTCCGGGAAGGGCAGGAGCAAGCGCGTGTAAGCAAGCGCCTAGTAACCATCCACTGTGATGTTCCCCTGGCTGTGGATTGGAAGGAATTGGAGGTCCGGGAGCCGGACTGGGAGCGTGTAAAGGAGATTTTTACGCGGCTAGAGTTTCACAGCCTGGCCAAGCGGCTCTTTGGGGAGGAGAGTCCCCCTGCGAGAACGAGACCGTCTTTTCCCCAGCTTGAGTTTGAGCTTCCGGCAGAACGGCCTCTCTACCTGGCCGCCCAAGGGGAGGAGAGAGCGCCGGAGTGTCATCTTTTGGAGAAGGAAGCGGATTGGAGCCTTTTTTTTCAAAGCTTGGACAAACCCTCCGCGCTTGCCTTGCATTGGGAAGTCGACTCGCCTGATCCCAAAAAAGCTCGGCTTTTGGCGCTTGGCTTTTCCGTTCGACGAGGTGAGGCCTGGTATGTGGCGTTGGCCCAAGAGGGATCCGCGGGAGCGTGGTGGGAGAAACTGGCTCCCCTCTTGGCGGATCCCACCGTTGAAAAGATCGGCCATAATATGAAATTTTTTCTTTCAGTCTTGCGCTGGCAGGGCAAGGACCTCTCGGGACCCTTTTTTGATACGCTTCTTGCCCACTACGTGCTGGAACCGGAAGCCCGGCATGATTGGGAGAGCTTGGTCGCGGCAACCCTTGGGGTTCGGATAACGGGTGCGGAGTCGCCGGAAAAACAAGGGCTCCAAGAGCGCGCTCGCCAGGCGGGAGAAAAACTTCAGCTCCTTTGGGCACTTCGCCAGCAGTTGGAACGAGAGATTCGTGCACGCAAGCAGGAACGGGTCTTCTATGAGATTGAGTGTCCCTTGGTTCCCGTGCTGGTTGCGATGGAAATAACGGGCGTTACCATTGATGTCAATGCCCTGGAGGACTATGGCGCGCTTCTGCAAGCAGAGCTCGCCCGTATAACAGAGGAGATCTGGGAGCTGGCCGGGATCCCTTTTAATCTTAATTCTCCCAAACAGCTTGGGGAAGTTCTCTTCGAACGGCTTGGGTTGGAGGGGAGCGGCAAAAAGACCCCGACCGGGCAGTACGCAACCGGGGAGGCAGAACTTGTTAAGCTGGCGTCACGCTACCCGATCGTTGCCAAAATCCTGGAATATCGCTCGCTGGTAAAATTGAAAAACACCTATGTCGATACTCTCCCCACATGGATTTTTCCCCAAACTGGGCGGATTCACTGCACATGGAATCAGGCGGTCACAGCCACCGGTCGTTTGCAGTGCGAGAACCCTAACCTCCAAAACATTCCCGTTCGTACCGAAAAAGGAAAAGAAATCCGCAAGGCCTTTGTTCCCAGGGGACCGGGTTACGTGTTGGCTTCTGCTGACTACTCGCAGATTGAGTTACGGATCATGGCCGCCCTTTCTGGGGATCCGGGCCTGCGGGAAGCGTTTTTGAGCGGGACCGACATCCACCGGGCCACTGCCTCTCGGATCTTTGGCGTGGGTGTCGAGGAGGTGACCCCCGCCATGCGGCGTACTGCGAAAATGGTCAATTTTGGGATCATGTACGGCATTTCTCCCTTTGGGCTAGCCCAGAGGCTTGGCATTGCAAAAACCGAAGCGGCCGAGATCATTAACCAGTACTTCAATCAGTACCCGGGGGTCCGGACCTATATTGAGCGGACCCTCGAGTTTTGCCGGGAACACGGCTATGTGGAGACGGTGACAGGTCGAAGGAGGTACCTTCCGGATATTGGCTCGGCTAATCAAACGGTGCGTCACGCAGCTGAGCGCAATGCGATTAACGCTCCCATTCAAGGAACGGCGGCGGATCTCATCAAACTGGCGATGATCCGGGTGCATCAGGGATTAGAACGTCAAGGTGCCCGGACCCGATTGATTCTCCAAGTTCATGATGAACTTCTCTTGGATGTCTGGTCAGAAGAGAGGGAGAATCTTTTACCCTGGGTGGTCAAGGAGATGCGAGAAGCTTTGGATCTAGGCATTCCGATTGAGGTTCACGTGGGCGTTGGGCGAAACTGGCTGGAAGCTGGGGAATCCCAACAAAGCCTGTGA
- a CDS encoding GNAT family N-acetyltransferase, whose product MSSDFSMPLIRPTGTEDFPRIWEIFRRVVEEGESYPQDEPWLTRQRVWDMWFGEGVRSFVAVEKGDVLGAYGLRANQPGRGSHVANAFFIVDPAYRRQGIGRAMALHALGEARRMGYEAMQFNFVVSTNTPAVRLWKSLGFRVVGVIPNAFRHKEKGLVDVWIMYRSLQDLDLPPT is encoded by the coding sequence TTGAGTTCCGACTTTTCCATGCCCCTCATTCGGCCTACCGGAACGGAAGATTTTCCCCGTATCTGGGAGATCTTCCGTCGTGTGGTCGAGGAAGGGGAGAGCTATCCACAGGACGAACCGTGGCTCACCCGGCAACGAGTTTGGGATATGTGGTTTGGAGAGGGGGTGCGGAGCTTTGTGGCCGTGGAAAAAGGAGATGTTCTGGGAGCATATGGGCTTCGAGCCAACCAGCCCGGCAGGGGAAGCCACGTAGCCAACGCCTTTTTCATCGTCGACCCGGCCTACCGAAGGCAAGGCATTGGCCGGGCAATGGCACTTCATGCGCTCGGCGAGGCGCGCAGGATGGGCTACGAGGCCATGCAATTTAACTTTGTGGTTAGCACCAACACACCCGCCGTGCGACTATGGAAAAGCCTCGGTTTTCGCGTCGTGGGGGTTATCCCGAACGCTTTTCGGCACAAAGAAAAGGGACTGGTCGACGTTTGGATCATGTACCGGAGCCTGCAAGACCTCGATTTACCCCCAACCTAG
- a CDS encoding DMT family transporter: protein MTPPRKHCSGFPHRSLLASDRFFLVVLTVLWATPALFMYYLLRYFDPCTQNFYRYTVGFLTTLPWGWKTFRAQRVPWRRAFLPCLVAAFPNAFHQIAQTEALKGLPPGTLTVLLRLSVPLTALLAFWHLPDERPIVRQASYWTGLALALCGTAGLVVPENSTFRVNPLCLGWALGASLAWSLYTVFAKQPSDAMGPVASFTWISGLTSVLLFFPTLLIGRPSEILHAPVRATVLLVVSAVLCIGLGHVLYYTCITRLGAVVAVTVQFLCPLGTLLLSRLLFGERLGWIQWGWALVLLLGSWMSTFRRADPVNAQT from the coding sequence ATGACTCCTCCAAGGAAACATTGTTCAGGTTTTCCCCACCGTTCCCTTCTTGCTAGCGATAGGTTTTTCCTTGTCGTCCTTACGGTTCTGTGGGCGACACCCGCCCTTTTTATGTACTACCTTTTGCGCTACTTTGATCCCTGCACCCAGAATTTCTACCGCTACACCGTGGGTTTTCTCACCACACTCCCGTGGGGATGGAAAACGTTTCGGGCTCAACGCGTCCCGTGGCGGAGGGCCTTCTTACCGTGCCTTGTGGCCGCTTTCCCCAATGCCTTTCACCAGATTGCGCAAACGGAAGCCTTGAAAGGGTTACCCCCCGGAACCCTCACGGTCCTTTTACGGCTTTCCGTTCCGTTGACCGCCCTTCTAGCCTTCTGGCACTTGCCCGACGAGCGGCCCATCGTGCGCCAGGCTTCCTACTGGACTGGTCTTGCGCTTGCTTTGTGTGGAACGGCGGGACTGGTCGTTCCGGAAAACTCGACCTTCCGGGTCAATCCGCTTTGCTTGGGGTGGGCACTTGGGGCGTCGTTGGCGTGGAGTCTGTACACGGTTTTTGCCAAGCAACCTTCGGATGCCATGGGTCCAGTGGCTAGTTTCACGTGGATCTCAGGTTTGACTTCGGTTCTCCTTTTTTTTCCAACGCTTCTGATAGGGCGACCGTCGGAAATCCTTCACGCTCCCGTTCGAGCAACCGTTCTTCTCGTCGTTTCCGCCGTTCTTTGTATCGGGCTTGGGCACGTTCTTTACTACACTTGCATCACCCGATTGGGGGCAGTGGTGGCCGTCACTGTGCAGTTCCTTTGTCCACTGGGGACACTCCTTTTATCGCGCCTTTTGTTTGGAGAAAGGCTAGGTTGGATCCAATGGGGATGGGCGTTGGTACTTTTGCTCGGTTCCTGGATGAGCACCTTTCGCCGGGCAGATCCTGTAAACGCCCAAACGTAA